From Tachysurus fulvidraco isolate hzauxx_2018 chromosome 6, HZAU_PFXX_2.0, whole genome shotgun sequence:
gccacagaaaaaaaaaaaacacattttccatAGTGCCAGTCCCAGTTACAAAACATGGAAATAACTGCCTTTTACTTAACAagcttttttgctttaaattacTATGTCCGAAAGTGAGTGAAGTGAATACACTATACATGTGGCTGTTTTGGAGGCTGAAAAACCTTTTATTTGCACTTGCAGAGACTCACACTAGCCTCCCCATATTTTGTGTCCATTTTACCTGGTCAGGATCTCACACAATGAGaaaatgttaaacaatgtgCAGATAATACCGCAAGACAATAATTATACCCTCCATGCCACCTATTACCATTCCATGCGGGGACATTATTGATGCTTACAGAGCACAAGATTATCCATAGAATAGGTCCAAGAAAGCCTCAGGAATTGTAACAAATTCTTGTGACCACTATGTCTTTAGAGAACACAtgattactatagaaaccacatCAGCCAGAAGGAAGCAGGACAGATGGTTATGACTGTAATTGTGGCTGCATGACCAAGTGGATGGTTAAACCATTTCCAAATGGTTTTCTTGAAACAGATGTATGGTTTATTAACTTTGGGGGCATGATGGTATAGTAGGTAGTGTTGCTATTAGTAAAGGTGGCCAACCCCTGGCtcccgagccgcatgcggctctttgctcGGTTTCATGCGGTTCTTACGTTcgtatcgaagtttgtatttgtgtctttttaatgtgcgtgttcgcttcgcttgagttcaatacggtattttcttcaaacgcgcatgtgagtgggatgaaacacctcaaagtttcccagtaggagcaagatcatttgagtaaacaatttgtgtgaagtttgctctcaaaatggcagggaaaaaaggtgatgttcatgtgtgcccatgtgtatgatgtggctctttacGGTAACACAGTCTCTGACTAGTTGGCCACCCCTggtatatataaacatatagagGGGTTGAAAATGATAATATTTTGCATATATACAATTTTCCATATATATAGCTGGCCTTTACTAGGTTCCTCTCATTGAAAGTAAATGAGATTCTTCAAGTTTAGGTGTCAGAAAAACAGTATTTTgccaaaaacacatttttcaaaCCTCTGAATTACCATGTATGGTCAATATCCACTCCTTTTCAAATGGCAAACATGAGTATAATCCTGCATCTGAAATCTGTACATCAGATATCTGTAGTTTTCTTGGATTTTGTGGGTCAACATGCATCCTGTCTGATGTGTAGTTGATCAAAGTTTGGTTTATTACTGGGCTGTAGTTAAAAAGAAGAATCTTGTCTTTATGCCAGACAATATCTTCAGATTTACTAGTCCGATTTCCATCACAGTGTAAAATAACATTCTCTCCCtttgaaacatttctgttcATCTGGTTTTGAGTATTGTTCTCAAATGCCTTGGTACAATCTGTGggtaaaaaagatttttttttcaaaattaggTTACATTATTAATGTCATCTTAATACTTGAAATCAAACACATGATATTGTTTATGTAATCTATTGATTTTAACGTAAACCATGAATTTAGCatcatattaaagaaaaaatataaccCTGAGCAAACATGCCCGATTGAATGACATTCATAATTAGGTTAGAATATTCCCCAGTTTACAGTCCATTGACTCACAAAGGCTtggttattttaaaatatgcatCCCTGATTAAACCAATATGAGATCTAATTATGTCCCCAAGACTATGACAtctacttttaattttaatttggttAATTTACTACCTCCACTCTGTTGCAGAAAAAGTACAATAGATTGACAGTACACTCACCAATGTATTACAAAGACAATCAACATAAATCGAATACACTAATATGAATCCTTACCTCCACATATTAGAAGaaacacagtgacacaatgtACAAGATGCCAATTCCTGGTTTGAATAAATGCCATAAAAGGTTTCatgttattaaatgtttcaAAAATGTTCTTGCTTTCAAGCTCAGCCTTATGAGATAAAGGATCTGAAGTGCATGATGTGCATCACTACTAGAGAGAGGCGTGAGAGGAAGTGGGTTTAACAAAcggaacataaaaaaaatctgacttgCTTCCCTCGTCTTCCCCATGAGATAAAAAATACAACTGACCACAGTTGTGTACAGTAAGAATGATTTCTATGTTcaagagtttattattattattattattattattattattattattattattattattattattattattatttattaactattATTTGCCATGACTATACTCTGAATTTAGTGCAGGAATGCTAAACATATACTAATTACAAAACTGTATGGGGAACACTGATGGAGTTTACTTGGCTGTAATGTCAAACACCCAAAGGTCTCAGTGACTATCTTCCAAAAAGTACATCTACACCTACACGCTTCCTGAATCATCAGCAACTAACACTaaacataaaaattattttttatttcatccttattatatttattcagtatCTATATATTGCTGATAAATACTGgagattattaaatatttaaataataaaaagaccaTATGAGctaaaagttttatatttaattcctgcatttttttgtacaagCTAATTAGACATTCTATGAACATAAAATCTGTCTTTTTAGTTAGAGTTTTAAATCATTCTATTCAGAATCAAGTATATAAATgctgaataaatgtaaacactgaataaatatataattcttTATACACactaaattgtttgtttatataaacaataatgtaAAAACACAGCAGAATGGAAATTTTCATTTTAGGTTGGAAAATCTCTTTCTTTCCACTTATTTCTCTGTAAAAAGACTAATTACATAAATCcagtgcttttgtttgttgtttactAAATGCCTATTAGCATAAATATAGTACTTTAGTCAGCTACTGTATCAGTCAGTGGCACCCCCAGAAACTTTTAATATGGGTGGCCAGAGGAGGCCACAGCAAATCTTGGGGtggcactaaaaaaaaaatcagtgtaatgtgtgttataattgtttagttttgtttctaaTTAATGTAACAATAACATCACTCATCTTTTTTGGTGGCTGCAGTGTGTGCTTCATTTTATcgattaatcaattaattaactaattaattaattagttaattaattgattaactTGTTTTTCACTTCATGAGCTATTTGTAATTTGCATtatgcatttaaatttaaattcatacTAGGGGTGGCCACAGGGGTTTATGCTATCAGTTTGATTATAAATACTAAGTAAACGTGATtgtcattaaattaaatatacatacaaatgAAATACACAGATTTTACATAATGGTTTGAGTTTCATTGTGTGACACTGAACTGACAGTTATAAAACAATAGTCTAACATTTTAACCACATCACAGTCTGAGCAGATTATTATACAAGTCATGGGCTCACACTCAGCTAAGTGAGATCAAGAGAGTCTCATCACTGCAAGACTTTAACTTCCTGTATACGTTTCTCACCCTAAACACATTCTCCCACTTTTACAATCTACAGTAGTATAAACTCTTTGTATTGTTCAGTTTTTACTATGGAGAAACCTTTAATTGTTCTTGGTAGAAACATTCAGTAGAGAGTCTCCTCATCAGAAAATGTTTTGAGTAAAACCAATTTCATGGCAGTGAAgaatgtttttatatctgtaaGTTTCACACGATGAGCTCTGGCAGGACAAAATCTCTTGTGCTGAACTGATTTGTTGGAAAAATGATGAATTTAGCTATCAATCTGTAGATCAATCTATCCTTTTTGTTCTTGAGTGGTATATGAATTCATGCATATAgttaatcatattttttattaaaaagagcTAGTAATTATTTAGAAACACTGCTCGAACAGGTCTGTACTATACCTATAGGCCTATACTGACATGACTCCCTGCATTAACTATTacaactgcacattttagaattttaaattTTAGCTTTGAATTTGTTGACTATTAAAAGCTATGATGAATTTAGAATTGAATTACATttacgatatatatatatatatataaaagagttATTACAAACTAAATTTAAAGAGTTTACAATATGCACATTTTGCAACTGAAAGCTTTCTACAGTGACATGTTATAGTGCATAAGATCAGTTACAACAGACGGCAAAAAATATATCTGCACGATAAATGCTATAACTAAAACAATCATGCTTCTAACAAAGCACATGATCACTCTTGAACTCTTGTGTAGTTAAAACATGATTCATATACAAGTTATACTTGTAGTTATATAATTGtacaaagatttttttcatgTGTCTTTCATGGTGAAAACTGTAGGAAGGCAGACAGATTGATGATCGCAGTCTAACCACTGTATAACCACTTGTTTTTTCTCTGCTAAATAGGTCACTGGATccagttttaaatgtttaaatgtaaatgtaaatgatccaCTGATGTCCCAGCGAGGCCCTTAAAACTTAAACATGCACATTTGACAGCCTAGTATCTGACTGTAGGCAATTTGAGAGTCTTAGGACTTTTTGTCATCTCAGTAATATATTTCATCAGCTGCACTTTATGCAgccacagatacagacagacaccacCTACTTTTTCAGACACTCAAATGTCCCGCACTGATGCatggttgttttttaaattattattattgattcaCTAAAATACAGTCAATGCAGAAATCTTTAGAATCACTATCAAAAGCACCAAGCAGACACTTTtacaattcattttaataataaaaaaagaaaagaaaattagatCATATTTTAAATGGTAAAATAAAAAGCCAGAACAACAGTACACAGAGTACCCTTGTTGAAATGATTTGGGTGCTGTGTGTCCACGACACCTTTCCGAGTAACAGAAGTGCTTACCACTTCCTGAAGAGAAGGTTTGTTACACATCATTTCACAAATAAAGTGTTATATTCCTTCACTAACTTGTACAAAAATCcacactgtttctttttttagatgtttatgtTCATCACCACAATTCCACTTCATGTTTGTCAACTATATTGCATGTTAAGGTTTGACTTTTGTTTAAGGTACTGAAGAAGTTAGTAGCTTTTCAACTTCATTATCACATGACCAAGTTTGAATTTAACCCATTCCAGTTATATTTCTGCTAATTGCTCAGAAGCCCTTCTAAATATGACAAATGGTCTCTTGCTCTTCGGTAATGCAAGTTCTCTTCTAATTTTTCTCCTCCTTGATATTACAGATGTTTTTAATACAATCAATATTAACATTCTCCTCTGGTCTCCATACTTCTTTAGCTATCTAAGATTCCCTAaccagatttatatttatacattatatgacTATACAAAAGAATGCAAGTATCAGTTCCTTCTTGGTGACATTTTTTAATAGTCATTGTTTTAGTACTTATTATGCATATGACCTTAGCACTGAACTTTTCACTACACTTCCACCTGTCACATACAATATCCTGTACAATACATCAAAGCACTCTTTGCATCTAACACCCCCAGTGGCCAGTTCTTAtcatttacacagaaaaaaagagcaCAAGGTGGTCAAGTGCAAATTGCTCAATGCAAGTTTGGTGAAATGCTGACAGTGATTCAGCGATGATtaaaaaagtctactgaacatATCTTTCAAGTTTTTTCAAATTGTATTATTAACCCAGATCCAGAATGGATTGACAAGTGGAGGCCAAATCCCAAAATTTTACTTGAGCCTCACAAATCTCCTGGAAGATTGGCTAAAAGAATCCTAGTACTAATGTGAAAAATTAGGTTGCTGCACATTaggtaaacaaacaaagaatCCATTGTGGCATAAATTACAGGATTAAGTGAAGGAATTagacaaaaaaacactttgagAGAAGGTTATCGAGTTATCTGCAAGTGCGATCTGCAAAGTTTTGTATTAGGGAAGAAAAAAGGGTGAGCCTTTAATTGTTTTTGTAGCTCTAAATCTTCATAACCAAATGTTTTTCATATTCATGATATATCCACATATTTCTTTTCTCAGCCTGTcatatttcattcatcttcagttcCCTGAAATATCAtgcacacactaaaacacattcTTACACTTATTTACACAGGTAAGAGACACTTGAACCCAAAAGAAACCTATACCAACATGAGAAGAACAAAAAGGTGTTTCCCCAACAAATGTctaactacagtacacacatgtTCATGCAATATGTATATTAAGGCATTGTGCCAAAAAAAATGTGCTTgaatgtttgattttattcaaatattagcCATATCTGATGTCCTTGGGTGTagataaatatacaaacacctACAACCTCTGTGCAAGGAACAACAAGGGGGGAATGCACTGCATAAATTGAAGTGGTTGAAACACCTTTATTAGTTCAGTGTGGTTCAAGCCCATTGCCATGATAGCTAAGAAAACccagaaaacaaaaagacagtTAATTGTAACCTTTATAGAAATGCTTGGGGGGGACACCACATAGGAAACCCATGAATGACAAGGAGATAACAGGCACAGAGATTGCACATAGATATCAACATCAGGCTCTAACTGCACATACAAATTAACCCAAGGTTAAGCTATAACTGCAGCCTGCTTTATTGTCAGGGTTAATCTTGCCATCCCTTGCAGCATCAGCATGTTTCTAATATCtctatttgtgtgcatgttcaaCTAGCACGTCTAACCATtactctaaccctaacacttGCCCAGCAGCAGAAATAGCTGCAGTGTAAGAGATCTAATTATCTAACACAAAACCTACATACATTTCATTTCCATCAATAAAAGCTTATTAAATTCAATCTGAGAGTTATGgttttaaaacagttttttcTAAACAAATAATTCATGAACAGTTTTCTTTAAACCGTTTTTATAGCAAATGAAAATGGCTTTGTCTTGGTGTTTTACAAAGGGCAGAGAAAAATAGAGCTTTACTGAAAAATATtgatatattacaatatatattcattttaatatgttaatttaaatgttttatatgttcTTTTTCAAAGGCATTTtgtaatatgaaataaataatgtaatataagctaagcatgaaaacattttgcaaAATCATGCCATGCATGAACACATTTATGACAGGTATTTGCATAACATTAAGGAGATATGTGCCAGACAGGatgtttatttcataaaataagTGGGCTTATGTAAACAGAAAGCAGACTGAAACCTCTTTTCAGCTTCTGCGTATGACTGCAAGTTGTATGTTGGATTTGTAAGTTCAATTTGGAGTATTCTGGACTAAATAGTAGCTGGAAACTAGCTCTCTTTTATGCAAGAACTGATACTTTAAAATTTGAGCTTGATCACCATCCTGTTTTGCAAATTCAGAAGAAATATTTTGGCCTCAACTTGTTGGAAGGACCTTCACGTGGTTATCTAAAACACTACTATCTTCACCTACACATTTCCTGTAGCATCAAACACCAATACAAGCAATGAAAATGTCAATCTCGATGTGCTAGTTCTTATCTTATATCTCTGCTTTGcaaataacattaaacattttgtatttaaataccAGTCAGAGATATTTTATTAAGTAGATAATACTTTGACATATAAAGCCACAAcaattttttcttattaaatgaattattttcccttttgcagtggtagctcaagtggttaaggctcttggttgttgatcggaggattggggtttaagccaagctgccacttttgggcccttgagcaaggcccttaaccctccctgctccagggtgctgtatcatagctgcctctGCACTccaaccccaacctccttagttgagatatgaaaagaaaagtattccactttgctgtatgtatatgtgaaaataataaGGCATCCATGCCCCCATTTCATTAAATGAGCATTTGACTGACTTTTTTCTGcagtgagaaaataaaaacttcccTTTTTATTGCAAACAGcataacacaaacatacaagaaTCTCCTTTACTGAAGACACTAAACTGTTACAAAATCCAGATTTGACTGTACAGTAAAAGGGCAGtcagtttatatgtttatgtctAAGTGCATGTCCTTTCAGTATGAGCATAGCAGGTTTGTATATAAGGAAGTGATGACACTCTGTAAAGCAGTACAGTTGTTGGGGTCTAAAGTTGTAACCATAAGCAATGTTATATCATCTTGTCATTTTATAGTCAATGTAGAAAAACTAAaggtaaaatgtaaaaacaaataaattatagcTTGACTACATTATAATCTGAGTTGAATACAATGGAATAAGTGAAAGGGTGGGTGTTTTATAAGcaagtgtgtatatactgtagctggaAAATTACACAGGAAGTTGTCATATCAGAGAGTTGATCACAACGGATATTTACCAGAGGTCTGACCATCTCCATCACCAGAAAAAGATTCACAAGTTCGAAAGCTCCAAACAGACTTAAAGCATCATGTTGAACAATATGAAAGGGGGGAACCAAAACTCTTAAtgtggcacacacactcagtgtagATGTCACAGGTTTTGCAGATGGACAGTACATGATGGTAGTACATACTTACATTCTGGTGAGTTtgatgacaacaacaacaaaaaaaataataaaaaaaataaaaatgttaggCCAAATCTTACACGACgatgattgttttttatttacattaatagaTTTACTCAtagatatttgtgtaataaaGTCTACAATAGACAAAATTCAGACTGCTCAATGACATAATGCAGTTTTTGTCCTTGACCTACATAGTGAATGTTCCAGTAGACCATACATGTCACACAGTACTCTCACGTGAACAAATCTGTGAAAAACAAATgcttatattaaattattaatagcATGCAAAAGGCAATAGAACCTAAATTACAGTAAGTTTAACTAAAGGTGGTGtgttagaagaagaaaagcaggcAAGTGCATGTTTCCAGAGCATTCACAAAACAGCATGTTTAAGGGGTCACTGAATCACATGGGGAGCAAAACCTGCCATTGTAACCCACCTGGTTTGATTCCAAAGAAGAGCTACATTCACACAAATTGCTAAAAAAGTTCatgctggctatgatagaaAGATGCATCTCAGCTTGCTGTGTATATGGGGCTGTGTAAAAAGTAGAAAGGGAACTGCTATAGGACATCTTGAGGGAACTGCAACTCACATTTAGTTAGTCATCTGATAGGAACAGTGAAGTCTGTGGATGATCTTGTAAGAAACTTGTGGAACAAAGCACAGCAATTACCCAAAAGTTACTCAATGTGTTCCAAAACAGCTCCATTGCAGTCTAGGACATTAATGCTTCCACCTCTAAAAAAGGGAGTACTCAGTCATAATAGACACAGGTAAAACACATTCATTGGTACAAGAAGGAGAATGTGAGTTAATTATAAAGGATAAAGTGAAGTGAGAACCCAGAAAATGACACACCTTTAATGTTAAAACTTGTCACTGTTTAATGTTAAAGACTTGGTTAAAATTAACCGCAAGCTAGATAGTCACATCCATGtctttatacattatatataaccATGACGTGTCATTTCCTTTGTTGTAAGTTTGGAAttgttactgtatgtataattgTGGATTTCCAGGTCACCCGCAGCTTCCCAAGAGAGCTTCCTTTTCCACTCCCTACAATGGGTGACAAAGTATATTTAACCTTACTTTTTGACAAACATGCAACTTTCAGTGGTAAGATTCAATCAAACTGGTGGAATGACTAGGCATAGTAGATTCTCCTAGTGAGCTTTTAAAACATCGGCCAACATTTCTTAAGGAGGAAACAGATGGCATGCTGAAAAATGGCAACAGACAGTTTACATGCAGAAGAATGGATGACAACTTGTAAAAATAATCTGGTTTGAAAACAACTTGAAAAACCTATTCCAAGTTTTCCTAGaatcatgtttaaaaagaagaatcctACCTGGGCATGGTCAGAAAATTTTTATGCATGCTTCACAGCAAATTCTGTCCTCGTTGAACTTGACTATCAAACATTTGTAGATCTAGACTGATGTCAGTGATCCAGAGGCCATAACTTTGCCTATTTacagtctgtttgtctgtcttccTATTTATTTCATATCTGATTAATATCTCATTTAATAACCACAACTTTCCTATAAATCAAGAGAAAATCAAGAAAATTAAAGCAAGCTGAGAGGACAGACAGATGTTTCTATATAGTTTTTACTGTTATTTAACTACCTCCtatattttttatccttaatCCAATTCcttttatgtttgaataccggacagtcataataagcatttcactgcatgttgtactctatacaaaatgtatgtgtatgtgacaaaatttgatttgatttgttttctgtatGAAACTGTTGGAAACACCATGTTGGAAACAGAGAGAACATGTTCAATCAGTTGACTTTACTCAATACGGTAAGTGGTCCTAACAAATCATGTGTCCTGTTCTAATCTCACAGCAACTACATACACTTCCTACAatttaatgtacatttactaACATCAGACACTATTATGGATCTTTTGCTGCCAGTATTGCTGCTAGGTTTTTTCTGCTACAATACACAATACTTTAGCTTATAGCCCATGTTCTATCCATTTGTTGTGCTTCATTTCTGTTGTTCTCTTTTGTGTATTTCTTGTCCTTTCTTGTGTACTCTACTGTATAATGTGCTACATCATGGTCCAGGAGAAATGACAGTGTGTTCAATcgtatacagtaaaaaaaggaatgacaataaaaacccatttgacttgactatctgtctgtctatctatctgtgagtgtgtgtatgtgcatgtttgtgcaaatgtgtatgatgtgtgtttggttgtttaCACTTCTGCATAGGAATTGCTGGGTAGTTTCATTACAGTATGGTAAAAAACTCTACTTTTTAAAAGATAGTAAAAACATACGTACCTGTAAGTAAAACAGAATAGCTTGACCACATTAGTGTTGGGGTGAAATAACATGCCTAaattgtgtagtggtgtatatTCATGACAGTTTTCTGTGTAACAGTAGTGTTTACCACATCCTGAGGAGCGAGGGGTTTCACATGCTCTACCCCACCTCCAAGGTTAACTCACAGTACACCATTTGCACTAGAGGGTTATTGTTTCTACAATATTCTTTAATGAGTCATTATTGTTTGCTTGCATTTTAATAGAAGCAGACCAAACTGGAGACAGTCTGTGAAGTATTTGAAGGTTGATTTTGCGTCTCAACAAGCCTGTGTTTTTTCTTGAATGATAGAGAATTTGATGAGGTGCTGTCTTTATCTGGAGCTAGTCTTTTGCAATAGTGTATGGTAAAGCAAGTGAAACAGCACACACATCCTCTagttaataaaatgcattaaatgaGCATTTGGCTATTTGCATATGTTGGGAGGCacaacatttgtttattttatgatttgCTGCCCCCTAGTGGCTTTCCTGTCACCTGAGCACATATAGTATATTAAGATCTGAACACATGGATAGTAAAAGTAGTAATTATGACCAAAATAAAAGAGCGCAGGCAACACTGGGATCAAATACGTTTTATGTAATagcaaatgcatttaaaaaatataaactgttGCATGTAGTCCAAGGtattttgctgtattttaatgcatatttaattaaatatatttttttgcttaacTCTTTCAAGTTATATAAAGACtctgtttaaaatgtgtatatatgaaataaatacatggTCTATATTGGATCTATGTTAATACAGTGTATGAGacacattattattagttattgttATTTCGCTTATAAAAACTTATTACTCAATATTAAAAAGCCATTTCATCTCGTTTTAGTCCAGTAAAGCGACAACTGTAACGTCGCGGGTGCCTGTCAGGCAAACTCTCGGCCACCAGTACGCCTCTTTATAGGCTCTCGGTCACGTTGCGCAACTCGCGCCATCTGTGCACGCCGCTATTTAAGATGCCGAGTTTCGGCGCGCGGACATAGTCTGTGCAAAAGTCAGCGCCCCGGGAGcagttaattattttataattaaaatattaattatatattaatacatatatttatgcaACATTAAAGtctaattaaattaatacacattaaaataaagagaaaatatttacaaaagatTACATAATGTTTACTGCAGGTGAAAGAGACATttacaagatttatttttttcttctttttgccACCAGAGCCGaccctgacctccctggggccctaagaaaaattctgctaaggggccctcctacctgacccgtgagccatgtaaaccatttgccacacattcacacttgacaccccactgatcccactacaaacctccctctttaaaaaaaaaaaatgctccatCACTCGGTCaaagagtaaaacaatacaaaatttaATGAAGTATAAACACATCTTTATTGAAtggaatattta
This genomic window contains:
- the LOC113640955 gene encoding uncharacterized protein LOC113640955 isoform X1, translating into MKPFMAFIQTRNWHLVHCVTVFLLICGDCTKAFENNTQNQMNRNVSKGENVILHCDGNRTSKSEDIVWHKDKILLFNYSPVINQTLINYTSDRMHVDPQNPRKLQISDVQISDAGLYSCLPFEKEWILTIHGNSTQPLKLVIILPSVTGAVAIGLIIFCTVCIHRKWKKKVDIHPHGGGMNNNQSTNYIERLNSVYGQYHI
- the LOC113640955 gene encoding uncharacterized protein LOC113640955 isoform X2: MQYLVFIMFCFFCSDCTKAFENNTQNQMNRNVSKGENVILHCDGNRTSKSEDIVWHKDKILLFNYSPVINQTLINYTSDRMHVDPQNPRKLQISDVQISDAGLYSCLPFEKEWILTIHGNSTQPLKLVIILPSVTGAVAIGLIIFCTVCIHRKWKKKVDIHPHGGGMNNNQSTNYIERLNSVYGQYHI